One window of the Colletotrichum destructivum chromosome 6, complete sequence genome contains the following:
- a CDS encoding Putative ERV/ALR sulfhydryl oxidase domain, sulfhydryl oxidase ALR/ERV, whose protein sequence is MARRQHLSLMVLLAIVAFFSVSYLFSSGSADPSSPAPPVAAAPAKGDSVSSSADTPDLGHISSAILSGESIAPKLENATAKAELGRASWKLFHTMMARFPEKPTPDDSLALKTYIQLFARLYPCGDCASHFRKLLAKYPPQTSSRNAAAGWACFVHNEVNTRLKKDQFDCNKIGDFYDCGCGDEDKKKAEAGEKTSLELEKNDLTKGA, encoded by the exons ATGGCGCGGAGACAGCACCTTTCGTTGATGGTCCTGCTGGCCATCGTCGCCTTCTTTAGCGTCTCGTACCTCTTCTCGAGCGGTTCCGCCGATCCCTCTTCacccgcgccgcccgtcgctgccgcccctgCGAAGGGTGACTCCGTCTCCTCAAGCGCCGATACCCCCGACCTAGGCCACATCTCCAGCGCCATTCTCTCCGGAGAGTCCATCGCCCCGAAGCTCGAGAATGCGACGGCAAA AGCCGAACTCGGCCGCGCCTCCTGGAAGCTCTTCCACACGATGATGGCCCGCTTCCCCGAGAAGCCCACCCCGGACGACAGCCTCGCCCTGAAGACATACATCCAGCTCTTCGCTCGCCTCTACCCCTGCGGCGACTGCGCTTCGCACTTCCGCAAGCTTCTGGCCAAGTACCCGCCCCAGACAAGCAGCCggaacgccgccgctggctgGGCCTGCTTCGTCCACAATGAGGTCAACACACGTCTGAAAAAGGACCAGTTCGACTGCAACAAGATTGGCGACTTTTACGACTGCGGTTgtggcgacgaggacaaaAAGAAGGCTGAGGCCGGTGAGAAGACCAGCCTggagctcgagaagaacgA TCTAACCAAGGGAGCTTAA
- a CDS encoding Putative inosine/xanthosine triphosphatase, non-canonical purine NTP phosphatase/PRRC1 — MATKTTSIVVASKNPTKIRAAQLGFESALPGGSYDMRGVSIPSGVPDQPLSDEETLRGALNRARGAQESETEADYWIGIEGGIDMADRQEGGPIMNFAWIVVLDRHGRVGKARTAAYYLAEETAACLRRGMELGDADNLVFGQTNTRSGKGSVGLLTDDVIDRTEYYRHAVILALIPFKNKTLTFV; from the coding sequence ATGGCGACCAAAACCacctccatcgtcgtcgcaTCCAAGAACCCCACAAAGATACGGGCGGCGCAACTCGGGTTTGAATCTGCACTGCCTGGAGGCTCGTACGACATGCGCGGGGTCAGCATACCGTCGGGAGTGCCCGACCAGCCCCTATCGGACGAGGAGACGCTGCGCGGGGCGCTCAACAGGGCGAGAGGGGCTCAGGAgagcgagacggaggcggACTACTGGATCGGGatcgagggcggcatcgaTATGGCAGATCGGCAGGAGGGGGGGCCGATCATGAACTTTGCGTGGATCGTGGTGCTCGACCGGCACGGACGCGTGGGTAAGGCGCGTACGGCAGCGTACTACCTTgccgaggagacggcggcgtgccTGCGTCGGGGCATGGAGCTCGGGGATGCGGACAACCTCGTCTTTGGGCAGACGAACACGAGGAGCGGCAAGGGATCGGTCGGGCTGTTGACGGACGACGTGATTGACCGGACCGAGTACTATCGCCATGCCGTCATCCTAGCTCTGATTCCGTTCAAGAACAAGACCCTGACTTTTGTGTGA
- a CDS encoding Putative Zinc finger C2H2-type — translation MPFPRHALCIPVPVTSDSSVSTSSQVKAEELKVAHKVAKKVTTPVYKAVTEVAPVATNKTSSKTVSGSYKRPSNRPARKAAKNTASMASSKATIGAATRAAAKVAVKASKNTINVRQDDGEKDTESEDDEMEQEREDRPGLVRIRALNKAPGLCYTDEKGKKRWPCNLCSRHWSRKDETRAHLRRVHYVEKYPEGFDKARGLKQAQLDCP, via the coding sequence ATGCCTTTCCCCCGACACGCTCTCTGTATTCCCGTACCTGTGACGTCGGATTCTTCCGTCAGCACTTCCAGCCAGGTCAAGGCCGAAGAGCTTAAAGTTGCCCACAAAGTCGCCAAGAAAGTCACCACACCCGTCTATAAAGCTGTTACCGAAGTCGCCCCCGTGGCCACCAACAAAACATCCAGCAAAACCGTCAGCGGATCCTACAAGAGACCATCCAATAGACCCGCCAGAAAAGCTGCCAAAAACACCGCCAGCATGGCCTCCAGCAAAGCGACCATCGGAGCCGCGACCAGAGCCGCCGCAAAGGTTGCCGTCAAAGCCTCAAAGAACACAATCAACGTTCGGCAAGACGACGGAGAGAAGGACACGGAGAgtgaggacgacgagatggagcaggagagagaggatcGACCCGGCCTAGTCAGGATTCGCGCCCTCAATAAGGCTCCCGGCCTGTGTTATACCGACGAGAAAGGCAAGAAGCGTTGGCCTTGCAACCTCTGCAGCCGCCACTGGTCCAGAAAGGACGAGACACGCGCGCACCTGCGCAGAGTTCACTACGTCGAAAAGTACCCCGAAGGCTTCGATAAGGCCCGCGGTCTGAAACAGGCGCAGTTGGACTGTCCTTAA
- a CDS encoding Putative C2 domain-containing protein, with the protein MSTAGQQGPNGHPQSPDGGPLDPVSLAALPTTTAPPTQPTAVPSPLPTTTADTGGNAVGHVVNGTGNPSINGHLTNGTSDVPETSGHTVNGSAPNDNPPSDGAISRNQVADGAVPSSSLSSSSRSNGGPSTNGDDVPQVKEGALENKIEGVQNPEANGHKPPDQEPHHHSSDLKGLYAEGKEKVKDKTKPSGGFDTTPLPDAPPGYTVRFIFHRASNLPAADIGTRSSDPFIHVTLRAAVPKRHKEDPDLVHRTETKRRTTEPVWNDEWVVANIPAAGFILKCRLYDEDWPDHDDRLGNVTVKVPYVGEDWEGFPQPGHEFVAKKRMGSKRAYFVKAITSHFDPRTDMSPRLWISMEVLGKSDPPYAQMCTIGPTSYFKHFSPMIGRLTGIKVNRDEEADARSDLFDESQDKEKDGKKTQKYDFQSNEMQLSGPVPPELYHRYVEFRPMIGLMFAKSGLRGRILNKALHKQHSRVYNFDSSTQYGVFKARSEEAALQFLKLVHFDEGGRIFTYVLTLDGVFRFTETGKEFSIDMLSKHTMHSDVETYIACSGEFFVRRLEKPDASDDPEPDQRTHPTDELSGGPPNGHPPHNPSYYQLFIDNDSGTYRPDKSILPKLKGFLQANFPGLGVVTMHCEDEELQKLKKEQVEAKKKEGRMVNMVLARSPSSSSLSSTESALQHMDEAGEDGPPVKSTTQKALDVLEDPSALKKMLKPGHHGHAHAHTTGGGESSTAH; encoded by the exons ATGTCAACCGCGGGTCAACAAGGACCCAACGGGCACCCACAATCCCCAGATGGCGGCCCGTTAGACCCAGTCTcactcgccgccctccccacgacgacggcgcctccGACGCAACCCACTGCCGTtccgtcgccgctgccgacgacgactgcCGACACGGGTGGAAACGCCGTCGGCCATGTTGTGAACGGGACTGGCAATCCGTCAATCAACGGCCACCTCACCAACGGTACTTCGGATGTGCCGGAAACCAGCGGCCACACGGTAAATGGCTCAGCCCCAAACGATAACCCGCCCTCCGATGGCGCTATTTCCAGGAACCAAgtcgccgatggcgccgtcccatcatcatcattatcatcatcatcaagatcAAATGGTGGGCCATCAACCAACGGGGATGACGTGCCGCAGGTCAAAGAGGGAGCTCTCGAGAACAAGATCGAGGGCGTTCAGAACCCGGAAGCTAACGGTCACAAGCCACCCGACCAGGAGCCGCACCACCATTCTAGCGATCTCAAGGGCTTGTATGCCGAGGGTAAGGAAAAAGTCAAGGACAAGACGAAGCCCTCGGGCGGCTTCGACACAACGCCACTGCCCGACGCGCCTCCGGGCTACACCGTGAGGTTCATTTTCCACAGGGCAAGCaacctccccgccgccgacatcggAACGAGGTCATCCGACCCCTTCATTCATGTTACTCTCAGGGCGGCCGTGCCGAAGCGACACAAGGAGGACCCCGATCTCGTACACCGCACCGAGACCAAAAGGCGCACGACGGAACCCGTGTGGAACGATGAGTGGGTTGTGGCCAACATTCCGGCGGCCGGCTTCATTCTCAAGTGCCGGCTGTACGATGAGGACTGGCCCGACCAtgacgaccgcctcggcAACGTCACCGTCAAAGTCCCctacgtcggcgaggactgGGAAGGCTTCCCGCAGCCAGGCCACGAGTTCGTGGCCAAGAAACGCATGGGCAGCAAACGGGCCTActtcgtcaaggccatcacGAGCCATTTTGACCCGCGCACCGACATGTCGCCGAGGTTGTGGATTAGCATGGAGGTCTTGGGCAAGTCGGACCCGCCGTATGCCCAGATGTGCACCATCGGGCCTACCTCGTACTTCAAGCACTTTAGCCCCATGATCGGACGTCTCACTGGAATCAAGGTCAACCGGGACGAAGAGGCCGACGCCCGTTCGGATCTGTTTGACGAATCCCAGGAtaaggagaaggacggcaagaaGACACAAAAATATGA TTTTCAATCCAACGAGATGCAGCTGTCAGGCCCGGTGCCTCCCGAGCTGTACCATCGCTATGTCGAGTTCCGCCCGATGATCGGCCTGATGTTCGCCAAGAGCGGCTTGAGGGGCAGGATCCTCAACAAGGCGCTGCACAAGCAGCACAGCAGAGTCTATAACTTTGACAGCTCGACCCAGTACGGCGTCTTCAAGGCCCGCTCGGAAGAAGCCGCTCTGCAGTTCCTCAAGCTGGTGCACTTTGACGAGGGGGGCCGCATTTTCACTTACGTGCtcaccctcgacggcgtcttccGCTTCACCGAGACCGGCAAAGAGTTCAGCATCGACATGCTGAGCAAGCACACCATGCACAGCGACGTCGAGACCTACATCGCATGCTCGGGCGAGTTCTTCGTTCGCCGCCTCGAGAAGCCTGACGCCTCGGACGACCCGGAACCGGACCAGAGAACCCACCCGACCGACGAGCTCTCCGGCGGCCCCCCGAACGGCCACCCGCCGCACAACCCGTCCTATTACCAGCTCTTCATCGACAACGACTCCGGCACTTATCGGCCCGACAAGTCCATTCTCCCCAAGTTGAAGGGGTTCCTGCAGGCCAACTTCCCCGGGCTGGGCGTCGTCACCATGCActgcgaggacgaggagctccagaagctcaagaaggagcaggtcgaagccaagaagaaggagggccGCATGGTCAACATGGTGCTCGCCCGTAGCCCCAGCTCGAGCTCGCTGAGCTCGACTGAGAGCGCTCTGCAACACATggacgaagccggcgaggacggtcCACCGGTGAAGAGTACTACGCAGAAAGCGCTGGACGTGCTCGAGGACCCGAGCGCCCTGAAGAAGATGCTGAAGCCGGGCCATCACGGACATGCACATGCACACACCACGGGGGGAGGCGAGAGTTCGACGGCACACTAG
- a CDS encoding Putative SET domain-containing protein gives MDPIESDASTILTDYPASSASRPSSASASSVTSLSLISDDRTNSLPLGAATSVYFEIRDTPTAGRAVFATKDIDANTLLWRSDDLTISSLLREYRREVCGQCFGYNYGRDLSIQDQTVGFAFCSSECQKVWQQEAGEVGIQAWAEVKKLVSKKSKRDDELVDINLARPNENEIAQAWDGTKAQAALIRTLRMAELMDDARNGDEPQTLTVKGNTGGLITKQHRKAAQKALQQPVQADIMGYCVGGIIAQYENPQKWEHLLSLAVDSTPYSSAGDLEAFTRTYLQLLAILPLPLLPFTTPESLFLLSSRDSHNAFGIRSLEDEGSELFGFGCWPAASYFNHSCGPNVEKKRVGRAWEFRAANNVEKGVELCITYLGGEERKLSREARMLTLRRNWGFECQCKRCAEEGGMNTV, from the coding sequence ATGGACCCTATCGAGAGCGACGCTTCAACAATACTGACGGACTATCCAGCATCGAGTGCTTCCAGaccatcctcggcctcagcCTCGTCCGTTACGTCCCTGTCATTAATCTCTGATGACCGGACAAATTCCCTGCCCCTGGGCGCTGCTACCTCCGTGTACTTTGAGATCCGTGATACTCCTACGGCCGGacgcgccgtcttcgccacCAAAGACATTGACGCAAACACTCTGCTGTGGCGCTCAGACGATCTCACGATCTCGTCTCTCCTTCGGGAGTACAGGCGTGAAGTCTGCGGGCAGTGCTTTGGATACAACTACGGCAGAGATTTGAGCATACAAGACCAAACAGTGGGTTTCGCCTTCTGCTCGAGTGAATGCCAGAAAGTCTGGCAGCAAGAGGCTGGCGAGGTAGGTATCCAGGCCTGGGCCGAAGTCAAGAAACTGGTCAGCAAGAAGAGTAAACGGGACGACGAACTGGTTGATATTAACCTGGCACGACCCAACGAAAATGAGATTGCGCAAGCATGGGACGGTACTAAGGCACAGGCAGCGCTGATTCGAACGCTCAGAATGGCGGAGCTGATGGACGATGCCCGGAACGGAGACGAACCGCAAACCCTGACAGTGAAGGGCAACACGGGCGGGCTGATCACCAAGCAACACCGCAAAGCCGCACAGAAAGCACTTCAACAACCCGTTCAGGCCGACATCATGGGATATTGTGttggcggcatcatcgctcAGTACGAGAACCCCCAGAAGTGGGAGCACTTGCTCTCACTCGCAGTGGACTCGACGCCATACTCCAGTGCCGGTGACTTGGAGGCCTTCACCCGCACCTATCTGCAGCTGCTCGCGATCCTTCCTCTGCCCCTGCTCCCCTTCACCACGCCCGAGTcactcttcctcctctcctcgcGCGATAGCCACAACGCGTTCGGCATCCGTTCTTTGGAAGACGAAGGATCCGAGCTCTTCGGGTTCGGTTGCTGGCCCGCAGCCAGCTACTTCAACCACTCCTGCGGCCCCaacgtcgagaagaagagagtgGGCAGGGCGTGGGAGTTCAGGGCTGCAAATaacgtcgagaagggcgtggAATTGTGCATCACTTACTTgggcggagaggagaggaagttgtcgagggaggcgaggatgTTGACGCTGAGAAGAAACTGGGGCTTCGAGTGTCAGTGCAAGAGGTGTGCGGAAGAAGGTGGAATGAATACTGTTTGA
- a CDS encoding Putative amine oxidase, FAD/NAD(P)-binding domain superfamily translates to MRPQLLSLCALGASLISATPVDLGCYDESAFKPEDIVHRDVLVVGGGATGTYAAVRLRDQNKTVAVVERAERLGGHVNTFRDSATGAPIDYGVQAYIQNNETTQFFERFGVQLNTSALSPFPSTVVDFKTGFIVPNASAVDPNTLVGPLANYLFATLNFDFLAQGAYDIPENVPEDLLLPFGQFVEKYNLTEVVQVVWIFAHGVGNLLETPTLYVLQNFGQPHLLGLSTGYLYAPGGNQQVYDKAGAFLGDDVLYSSVVVASKRTDEGVTAVVASATGRKLIKAKKLLLTIPPTVENLAPFDLDASETSVFEQWQDVPYYVGVVSNTGLPDQTNFLNVDVTAAAALPQKPFVWRLETVGVPGYQTVKVIGEPDSSKAQGLVVDAVRKVGASVGAYAGGANFSAWEQHKDLQLHVSPEAVKAGFYRNLYALQGKRSTYYTGNAWCSDYSPLLWAFTETRILPSL, encoded by the coding sequence ATGCGTCCGCAACTGTTGTCGCTTTGCGCCCTGGGCGCATCGCTAATTAGCGCTACTCCTGTCGACCTCGGCTGCTACGACGAGTCCGCGTTCAAGCCCGAGGACATCGTTCATCGCGACGTCCTCGTTGTCGGCGGAGGAGCCACCGGGACTTACGCCGCTGTCCGTCTCCGGGACCAGAACAAGACCGTCGCCGTTGTTGAGCGCGCCGAGAGGCTCGGCGGTCACGTCAACACTTTCCGAGACTCTGCAACCGGTGCTCCCATCGACTACGGTGTGCAGGCGTACATCCAGAACAATGAGACGACCCAATTCTTTGAGCGCTTCGGGGTCCAGCTGAACACGTCCGCCCTGTCTCCCTTCCCGAGCACAGTCGTCGACTTCAAGACCGGCTTCATCGTCCCCAATgcctcggccgtcgaccCCAACACCCTTGTCGGCCCTCTGGCGAACTACCTCTTCGCCACTCTCAACTTCGATTTCCTGGCCCAGGGTGCTTACGACATCCCCGAGAATGTCCCCGaggacctgctgctgcccttcgGACAATTCGTCGAGAAGTACAACCTGACCGAGGTCGTCCAGGTCGTCTGGATCTTCGCCCACGGTGTGGGCAACCTGTTGGAGACGCCCACTCTTTACGTCCTGCAGAATTTCGGCCAGCCCCACCTGCTTGGTCTCTCTACCGGTTACTTGTATGCCCCTGGTGGTAACCAGCAGGTCTACGACAAGGCCGGGGCTTTCCTTGGAGACGACGTCTTGTACTCCAGCGTCGTGGTCGCCTCTAAGCGTACTGATGAGGGTGTCACGGCCGTCGTTGCTTCCGCCACTGGCCGTAAgctcatcaaggccaagaagcttcTCCTTACCATCCCTCCCACTGTTGAGAACCTGGCACCCTTCGACCTTGACGCTTCCGAAACTTCGGTCTTCGAGCAGTGGCAGGATGTGCCCTACTACGTTGGAGTTGTCTCCAACACTGGTCTGCCCGACCAGACCAACTTCCTTAATGTTGACGtcactgccgccgctgctcttCCCCAGAAGCCTTTTGTTTGGCGCCTTGAGACAGTCGGCGTGCCGGGATACCAGACCGTCAAGGTCATCGGCGAGCCTGACTCGTCCAAGGCCCAGGGCTTGgttgtcgacgccgtccgcaAGGTGGGGGCCTCTGTCGGGGCTTACGCGGGGGGTGCCAACTTCAGCGCTTGGGAGCAGCACAAGGACCTCCAGCTTCACGTGTCACCGGAGGCAGTCAAGGCTGGCTTCTATCGCAACCTTTACGCCCTTCAGGGCAAGAGAAGCACCTACTACACGGGCAATGCTTGGTGCTCCGACTACTCTCCCCTCCTGTGGGCATTCACAGAGACTAGAattcttccctctctttgA
- a CDS encoding Putative cytochrome P450 encodes MLLNPLVGVAVLAALALLYLARCLSSPLLKVPGPGLSRFTSVILRWHEFSANRTLYIHSLHLKYGPVVRVAPNEVSFTSYEAVKEIYGSLGSGYDKHRFYNLFKVFQRRTMFSTLEKGEHAKRKRLIADRYANSNVVKPMALSGIEKRAEEFARQCADATKTSVDVYVKLHSYACDCVTHHLFHPYGTNSLQIPEDTKMMEQVTTDDSLRNRLIQHHYPVFYQYFSRLLDLFFDPRTTPLAKNFVVGATSKIDPASFTLLSRLQDKTEKASSVNQLDNTDIAAECMDHMVAGIDTTGDSLCFLMWELSQPASFEFQTRLQEEIREHPDVSFDKLSYLDAVVQEGLRCYPAIPMSLPRVVPDGGKQVDGYFIPGGSVISSQAYSVHRNNDAVFPNPDVFNPERWMSPVGEAERKRHMFAFSHGGRGCVGKHLALAEMKTLLRAIYSRYTTVPDLSMTPESMRSHEQIISARPYGQKCLLRFIPLQQVQQ; translated from the exons ATGTTACTCAATCCGCTAGTTGGTGTAGCTGTTTTGGCAGCCCTGGCGCTCTTGTACTTAGCTCGTTGTCTATCATCACCACTGCTCAAAGTACCGGGTCCAGGCCTGTCGAGGTTTACCTCCGTCATCCTCCGATGGCACGAGTTCAGCGCCAATCGAACGCTCTACATACACTCACTCCACTTGAAGTATGGACCAGTTGTACGCGTTGCCCCCAATGAGGTCTCTTTTACCTCGTATGAGGCTGTGAAAGAGATCTACGGCTCGCTCGGGAGTGGATACGATAAACATCGTTTCTACAACCTGTTCAAAGTATTTCAACGCCG AACCATGTTTTCCACCTTAGAGAAGGGCGAG CACGCAAAACGCAAGCGACTTATCGCTGACCGCTACGCCAACAGCAACGTTGTCAAGCCCATGGCACTGAGCGGGATTGAGAAGAGAGCTGAGGAGTTTGCAAGGCAATGTGCAGACGCCACGAAGACGAGCGTTGATGTTTAC GTTAAGCTTCATTCTTATGCCTGTGATTGCGTCACGCATCACTTGTTCCATCCCTATGGAACCAACAGCCTCCAAATACCAGAGGACACTAAAATGATGGAACAGGTCACGACAGACGATAGTCTGCGAA ATCGCCTCATTCAGCACCACTATCCCGTATTCTACCAGTATTTTTCCAGACTTCTTGATCTCTTCTTCGACCCACGTACTACACCGCTGGCCAAGAATTTCGTGGTTGGAGCCACTTCGAAGATTGATCCGGCATCGTTCACCCTCCTCAGTCGTCTGCAAGACAAAACAGAGAAAGCCAGCAGCGTCAATCAGCTGGACAACACCGACATCGCTGCCGAATGCATGGATCATATGGTTGCTGGAATCGATACCACTGGAGATTCGCTGTGTTTCTTGATGTGGGAACTTTCTCAACCAGCCTCCTTCGAATTCCAAACAAGACTCCAGGAAGAGATCCGGGAACACCCTGACGTTTCATTTGACAAGCTCTCTTACCTCGATGCGGTGGTTCAAGAAGGTCTGCGTTGTTATCCTGCGATCCCCATGTCATTGCCTCGAGTTGTGCCCGACGGTGGCAAGCAGGTAGACGGCTATTTCATCCCGGGAGGAAGCGTCATCAGCAGTCAGGCGTACTCTGTGCATCGCAATAACGATGCGGTCTTCCCGAACCCTGATGTTTTCAATCCCGAGCGCTGGATGTCACCGGTCGGAGAAGCCGAGAGAAAGCGACACATGTTTGCTTTCTCCCACGGTGGAAGAGGCTGCGTTGGAAAGCA CCTGGCACTTGCAGAAATGAAGACCTTACTCCGCGCCATTTACAGCCGCTATACGACCGTACCCGACCTCTCCATGACCCCCGAAAGCATGAGGTCTCATGAGCAGATCATTTCGGCCCGACCATACGGACAAAAGTGTCTGTTGAGATTTATACCTTTGCAACAAGTGCAACAATAG